The Phaenicophaeus curvirostris isolate KB17595 chromosome Z, BPBGC_Pcur_1.0, whole genome shotgun sequence genome includes the window ATGgttcagcagctcctccaaaAAGCTCTGTAATAATTATCTTACCAACAGCCTTACAGAGCCCAACAGTTACCACAGTCTAACACTTCCGCTAGTTAAGGCTTCacttagacaaaaaaaaaaaactaattaaaaaatttaaaagttgGAAAAACATCAAACAGAAGAAAGTCATACACCACATTTCAGTTTTTGGGAGACAGAACCAAACTGCTGGTCCCTGTGCAAGCAAGACTTAGCTTGCTCTCAGCCAGGCAGTTCCTCCTCCCTTTTGTATTTAgttgaaatatttcactttggCCCCTGTCTCTGAAGAAGCTTCAGGAGTTTGCCATCAGCCCATCTCAAATTGCAGTCCTATGCCATTTGCACACCACACAGCTTCCTACTGTAACTAGACCGCACAGGAGGACCCCTATTTACTGCGCGACTTTACACAGATAGTTAGCTATTCATGTGGTGCTTGCTTTTAACCATGTTCTGAAAGTAGTGTCCAAGCACACAGCTGGGGATCACGTCAGATAAGCCTTTCTGGCCATGTTAAGCATACAAAGTTCACATAACATTTTAATATCAGCACTGAATTACGTAAAGCGGAGTTGGTTCTTTGCACTTGCCTCCCTGGAGAATATCAGTATAGAATCATTAGGGTGGAAAAGCCCTTAGAGATCACTGACTcgaaccatacctgtccacaaatcatgtccccaggcacCCCATCtatctgccttttaaacacctccagggatggtgactcaactagtTCTCTGGGTAGCGTGTGTCAGTGCTTGATAGCCctttctgaagaaatttttcctaatgtccaatctaaacttacTCTGACACAGCTTgacaccattccctcttgtcctaccacttgggagaagagaccaacactcacccctctgcaacctccttttaggaagttgtagagagcaataaggtcttccctcagcctcctcttctccaggctaaacaataccagttccctcagccgctcctcataagacttgttttacagccccttcaccaggtttgttgcacttctctggacacgctccagtgcttcaatgtctttcttatagtgaggggcccagaactgaacacatattcaaggtgcggtctcatcagtgctgagtacaggaggagaatcacttccctggccctgctggacacactgtttctgatacaagccaagatgctgttggccttcttggccacctgagtaCACTGCTGACTCAGGTTTAATTGGCTGTTGACCAACAACCTCAGGTCCTTCTTCTCCaagcagctttcaagccattcttccccaagcctgtagctcCACACAgggtttttgtgtcccaagtgcaggactctgcacctggccttgttaaacctcattccactggcctcagcccatcaatccagcctgtatatcacaaaaaaaagcagtaacacATATTTGCTGACAAGGACCTCACTGCACTGGGATTGAGACGTCATCTGGCCAACTCATACATAGGCTGTGTTTTAGAAAAGGTCTCTCCTAGGACACCAGCAGCACACATTTTAACTCAAGGTCACAATGCCAGTCTCTTCCTACTCCTGCAAATCTTTCAAATGAACCCAGATACAGGGCTTCCCTGGAGTCAGCCACTATTTGTTTCAACCAGAACTACTCGGCTTTGTAGTTCCCTCAGGCTGCCCTCCTTGGGTGAAACATTGCTCCTGAGGACACCAAGGTGAATGTTAGTTTCAGACTATGAAGATAACCTGGCAGTTCTTACTCTGAGGAACATTCACCTAGCTAGAGACTGCTCTACACGTCAAGTTCCCCTAATTATACCTTGGGTACAGTGCACCACAGACAGAGCTATCAAGCTTGCACTGAACTCCTACTACCTAAAGATTTACCTTAGCTGTTGACTTGGAGACTGCACCTAAGCATCTTTGTCATCATCTGACAAAAGCCCTTGTAGAATGGGGTTGTCTCCAAGCCAACAAGTAGTCCAGTAGTCTTTAAtgccattttcccttttctaagTGGTGTTTAGCTGCCAGAAATACCTCTTCAGCTGAACAAATCCTTGgtttttaccttaaaaaaattTTCCCCTGCTACATATGTGAAAAGGGCCTCTCACAACCCTGCTTGCCGCTTCAGATGCCATCTCCAGTACACCATGGCATTTCTAGCATCAACAGCTAGATATTCTGGGCTAAAAGCTTTAACCACTAGCCTCATGCTCTGTTTATGTTTAAGTACACACATGTATTCCTTCTTCCTACAGACTAAGTCTTAACACCCTGGTTCAGGGCTGCCAGCTACAGCTCAAGGTGTTCCAGCAACACTTGTGCGTTAATAGCCCTGTAAAGAAACCGCATCTTGTTTTGCTGGGGTAAATACCACAACTATGAAAGCAAAAAGCACACTCGGGGAATTAGCACAAAGCCTCCTGCAAGAATTGTTCAGCTAGGAAAGACAGGAGCCATAAAACTAGCCATCTGAAGCTAAGAAATAGAATCTGCAAGCATTTCAACTCTCATTTTGAGAAGTATAGGATGACTAATGTTAAGATGCAAAGGGACTACTATGTTCAGACCGTAGGTTTTAGACTTCTAAAGCAGTGCCTACTCTAGTCTTGTAATGGTTGTTACAAGTGGGAAGTCCTCTGCCTGTTAGTACCCTATAGAAGGGCTGCTAATACAGACTGTACCATGGGCACATGGTGAAAAGCTCTAACAGTCAAACTGGAGTCCTTGGTTTCAGTTTTCAGTACATTTAATTCAGTTTGTTATCAATACTCCCTAACTTCAAGAATAAAAACGGCATTAAAGCAGCTATTATTAAATTTATTATAATTACTCCCACTTatacaaaggggaaaaaggagaacCTGGGGAACTGCAGGCTGGTCAGTCTTACTTCTCTGCCTCACACGATCATGGAAAAGATCCTCCTGGAAATTCTGCTGAGGCACGTGGAAAATAAGAAAGGTGACTGGCAACAGCCAAAACAGCTTCACTATGGGCAAACCATGCTTGCCAAGTCTGGTGGCTTTCTAGGATGGGGATACAGCATATAGCATAGGTGGGTAAGGGAAGAGCAATTGACATCACCTACCTCAACTTCTGCAAAACATTTGACATTGTCCCACACAACATTCcagtctctaaattggagagagatggatttggaTGGACCACTCAGTGTATAAGgcattggctggatggtcacactcaaaGAATCGTCTCAATGTCCAAGAGGAGACAAGAAATAAGTGGTATTCCTTAGGGGCTGGTCCCTTATTGGGACCAGaattgtttaacatctttgttgcagacatggacagtgggattgagtgcaccctcagctaGTTTGCCACTGATACCAAGCATGGAGCATGGTCAATATGCTGGATGGacgggatgccatccagagggcactgacttgagaggtgggcctgtgctaACCTCATGAagctcaacaaggccaaatgcaaggtcctgcacctgggtctggacaatcccaagcacaaatacaggctgggcagataAAAGATTGAATGCATccctgaagagaagggcttaggggtgttggtggatgagaagctcaatctGACctagcaatgtgcactcacagcccagaaagccaagcatatcctgggttgcatcagaagtgtgaccagcagatcaagggaggtgattctacccctctactaTGCTCCTGTGAGACCCTGCCCTGAGTGCTGCATTCAGCTCTAGAGGAAGCACATGAATCTGTTacaagcaagtccagagaaagGCCACGAAGATGAGAGGGCCACAGTACCTCCCACACAaggacatgctgagagagttggggttgttccacctagagaagagaaggctccagggaaatcTTATAATAGTCTTTCAGTGCTTAGAGGGAgcccacaggaaagctgaggaggggctctttaacAACGAGTGCAGTGATACAACGAGGGGTAACAGTTTaaagctaaaagaggggagatttaaactagatcataggaagacattttttatcgtgtggatggtgaggcactggaacaggttgctcagagagttgcagatgccccatctctgaaggtgttcaaagccaagCTAGATGACGCTTTCGGTACCCTGATCTAATTGAAAGCATTCCTGCTCATGGCAAGGGGgctggaaatggatgatctttaagatcttcCAGtacaaacgattctatgattccatgattctgtgattacttcTGCATAAACAGTAAGATATCAAGTTCTTGGAGATTCTAAGTCACAGAATAACATGTGTAAGTAATTACATAATGTGCAGAACTTAACAGAGCTTTACAACAGATACATCCTGTCTAGGGTATGGGGATGAGAGAGGAAGCAGTGTCTGTCATTTGGTCACATGGTTCTAAAAGGAGTCTCCCAACCCTACTTATGTACAAGTGACAGAAGCTGCTAGTGCTACCTTTTCTGCAGGGCCAGACACTGACCCAGTAGTGAAGAGCCGAGCCACAACTGACTTTCTGACAAGTCAAATAGATGAGTCTAGGCAGCCACTGGATGTCTCCTAGAGCACCACCCGCCACTCTGATGAAGGAGAAACTCTTCAACACTTTGCGGGCACACCAGGATTACTGACCTTATCTTCACTGTATAGGAGAGCAGAGAGATAATAATACCCATGCAGTACCCAGCTACTAAACATACCCAAGTTTGgttttattatgaaaatatcCTCCTACTTCATGTATTATCTACATTTCCACTTTTCCCATGACCAAGCCTTCTCACTGCTAGAAAGAATGAACTCACTGGTGTTCAATTCCATGCAAACGCAATGGCAGTGTCTTCTGCCACAGGGCTCTCTTTACCTTCATTGACTCTGAGTACAATATATATTCCCTAAGCACAGGCAGGAAGTCTTCTGTCATGTCTTCACTGAGTTCTTCAAGAGCTGTGCAGCAGTTCCCAATACAAGCAGACACCCCTTCCAGTGGCTCCGACAGCTCAACCTCCAGCCCTCCCCAGGTTGAATAAACAGGTCCATATTCTCGCAGTTCCACCAAGTATTCTGCAAGAGGTAGATGGAAAAGTAGATTAAACAAAGTGGAAGTGAGGCAAAAGGATCTACAAACACACCAAACAGGAGAAACTATGTGCCAAGTCTATGAAACATTAACTCCCCCAGGAGTCATCTTAATAGGCAGAGGTGTACGGGTGCACAGGTGACAGGTCCAAACTGACTCTTGCTTAACTGACTGTTCCTACAAGCTTCTCATACAAAGACATTTGCATCTGTACAACTTGTGTCTGCTAAGACAGGTCTGTAAAGATTATCTTCAGCTAGGAATTCCATCTGTACTCCTCCAGCTAGAATCTACAAGTTTTTCCCTCTCTCAAAAGTCTTGCCAAAAATAACTCTAGTAAGAGAGCAAGTTAGCATAACagcaactttaaaaaatatttggcaaGTCAACCTAAGACAGTTAACTAAAATACTGTTAGGCTTTAAATATGAAAGAGGCATCAGATTGTGCTCTGTACGTAGCGCATTACAAGCCAGAATCCTTGATGCAAGTTGCCTTGCTCATGCCATAAACCAGAACAAAGCACAGCACACAGACAGAAGCATTATAATAGAGCACCCTGTATTCTTACCCAACTGTTCCTTGATAATCCGTTGTGCTATTCTGTCAATGGTACCAAGCTTTAGAGAGAATGTGTCTAGGTATTCCCCAATGGCTGCAAACTCCAGTGGCCGACTTCTTAATTTGTAGCCTCCTGTGACGTATTTGACAGATTCCCCCATTTTTGACAGCAGTGCCATCCCTTGCTTTTTGTAGGCATTCAGATCCtaggaagttaaaaaaacagtttagaaaTTTCACTTGCACGTTGGAAGATTAGTAGAGTGAAGGATACCTTCGAGTCAAGATCAAATGTTGAAGGTAAGAGATGGCATATAGTGCTAGAGAAAACCTCACTTTGTACAAATTGTACAGGTGAACAGAGCTTCAAGACTGCCTTTCAACAGAGATAAGCTACCCAGAATAATTGTATTAAGTACATTATAAGTGTAAGAGTAAGGGGCCCACAACTGCACATGGGCAGACTTTCCCACGTTCCTGTACTGTCACCAGGGATGTAGTAATATTAACAGCTGTTTCCACCAATGCTTTTCATGCCATTTATCCATACATACTTTTAAGTCATAACCCACCATACCAGTGTCGTGCAAATGCACTGGCAGGCTCCAATGACCTCATTCAGAACTATATATTGCATGTCTATTTGGTCAGCAGTCTCCTCACATCAGCTGTGTGGTTAGACAGAAGGCAAGGGAAGAGTGTACATGCAAACTGTGCAGTTGTGTGCAGCATGGAGAGACTAGCACCATTTCTTTGTGAGACAGACTTCAGCTCAGGCTAGGTCAGATGTAGCCATGCTGCCTGTACAGAAAGCTTAAACTTCCTTGCCAACACTTTATACATTTGTATAAATCATTCAGACAGCCTATGTTAACAAAGTTTTTTGCCTACAATCTTCAGGGTATTTCACCTTGACAGCAAATCAATAAAAAATGGGTTTAGTTAGCCAAAATGCCACCCATGCTGCATTTTACTCCTTCCAGCAGGGGTCACTATTCAACATCTCAAAACAGGCTTAACAGTTACAACAAGGTTATCCTATGCAGCCTGAGGAAGAGTTTTCAAACCAAGTAGGCCTGTAGAGATCAAGAATCAAGATGTGGTATTACAAACCAGATTAAAAGCTTaagtgttctttaaaaaaatagaacagccaTCTTAAAAATATGTTCTATGGTATTTTTTGCCCAGTGCTTATTTATTACATAAAACATAGTCTATTGAAGAGAACCTGACATATTAGCAGTTACTATAATTCTGAATGACGCTTGCACTTAAACATAGTCATTTCATTGCCTCTTGCCTTCCTCCTATCCTAAGCACTACCTGCAAGCAAGCATCAGAAAAAGGCCCTTTAACTGAAAATTACTCATTCTCTCAAGAATTCAGGTGTGTTATTGGTCCAAACGGGGATAAGTAAGactaatttctctttttcaagcAGGAGGTGGTTTCATGATTTTCTGCAGCAACTAAATTCTTCCTAGCACAATGAACTGACACCTCAGTGCTGCAATAGAGTAAGTTCCAACACTAGAGACAGCCAGAAGAACACGTGTCCttttccctcagcctccctggATGCTCTGTATTCTCAAGGCAAGTCCTGCCAAGCAGAACATGAGCCTGAAGTGAGCCCAAATGCAAGTATCACATTTGAGTGAGCTAGCATAAGGTAACATTGGAAAGACGTGTTTTCACAGCTCTCCTCACATCAGGTCAAATCCAAGTATGATGGTAGGTCCGCCTAGTcttatttaaaacacagttcAAAAGACAACTGAAGAAAACTGCATTGTTGCTGGATGAGTCATGCAGAAGATAAGCATGAAGCTGTTGACCAAGGATAAACAAGAATGAAGACTTCACACTTAGTTTTGAGGGCAACAAGTGCAAGCAGTGTAGAAGGCgctgacaagaaaaaagaaattttcaagCTTTTGTGCAAgatctctcctcctctcccagcttccTTCTTCCTCAAAAGGAGACGCTATCAAGTATATAGTTTTCTATATTCTGAACTTTTCTTATATAAGAAGAATAAGTTCTAGAAACAGGGACACAAAATAACCAGGTCTGGAGAACCAAATGTATAAATCTGCCAACTAACCTTCCTGTCAAGCAAATGCTGTTGTCACACGCAGGGGTCTGTTAAACAATATTCAGAATCTCCAATAACTCTAGTATTTTAGAGGCAGTTCTGACCTGTACATGTTATGCCTTTTTTACCTTCATTTCAAAAGAGACTACAAAGGTGTCTATGCGATTGTCCCTGTCAATGACTCTGGAAGTTACTGGCTTACCTTGGCTGTGAGAAACACGTTGAAGTGCTCATTAAAAGAAAGCACTGGGTGATCAGTTATTCTCTTCAAGAATTTATCTAATGCTTTCCTCCTTGTCTCCACAAACTCTTCAGAAAAGCGATCAACAACACCCTTCACCACGAATTTCTCAGGAAGAGGCTGTTGGAGAGAAGCAAAATGCACAAAATTCAAAACACAACAAGCTTGCTTCTGCTATGTTTGCTTCAGCAAACTCGGGTCTTAACACAAATTGGTATGTTATGTTTGCTAATGAGAACTGTGTATCCGACAGGATGCAAGCCTGGCTCTGAATTCTGTGGAGTGCTGATAGCATAAGTGATAGAGCTTTCTGAGCAAAGACATACTCGACGCAGCAAATGGTTAAGCAGTGCAGGCTGGAGCCATCACAAAGCACTTGCACACTCAGTCCTCTATCCTAGTCGCCACTCCTGACCGTGTTCGTGTAGGTGACAAAGCTCTGCCAACACATTTACTCTTTCATCTTACACTTATTTCTACCTCACCAGCTGATCTCGGCAGTTCACATTAATATGTAAGCCCAAGTCTGTTTCCAGACTTGCTAATTCTGCAGTCCCTCCTGCTACACTTAAGACAACAGACTTCAAAGCAGTGCTTCAGATGGAAAGGCCTAAGCTTGAGCATAGTTAGTCTCAGCTCTGCCACTaaatctgcttttgttcttttcagacAGCACGGACTCTCAAAATTAATATGAGTTTTAAAATGgtgttttgcattttattcttGTAAAACAGTAAGCCCAGGCAGATAATTGGCCTACTCTTAGATGAGCAACAACAGCCACTTTCACCCAACTTAGAAATCAGGATTCTCCTCTACAAAGAGTCTTTGTCGCTTGAAATCTGTGACAAAAGTAATGCAGTGACAAAAAATTATGTATGCATGGGCCTTTCCCACCATAACCTAGTTGATGTGGGATGTACACAAAGATTTCATCTCCCAAAAAAATATCCAGCCAGCATGATTTAGCTGCAACACAGCTACCTTTTGACCATTATATTTAGTTCTGATACTTTAAGACCTGTTACTATGCTCAGCGCTCAGATAAGTCATTCTAGTTAAACTGGTGTAAAGCACACTCTAATTAGCTTTCTTCAGAAGAATAATGCTTCATACAGTAGTCTCTAGGGAGGAAGAAACTCCTCCCTTGCTTTGTAAACTACTTCAGCACCATATGCAGGAGGAAAGGACAAGCTGTAAGACTAGTTTAGAGAACCTCAGTTCAACCAAACACATACAAACTGGCACTGAATAATTATTAAAGCTTGAGCATTTGAGACCCAAAGAAGGGTGCAGCTCTGTTGCACAGAATTTTGCCATTTAACCTGGGTTTAGCTATAGCAGTAAATACAGTCTTTTATATTTTAGGCCTTTGGAGGTCCATGCCAAGGAGTAAGTACATAGAGCTAGCAATTAATAAGTGCTTTAACTGTTACTTATCTACCTTATAGTCTTCCAGCTTAATAGCCTACTGTTTACGGCTGTGACATGTGAGCCGAGTTCACTGCAGTCAGAAATGGCTTCAAGAATGCAAACATCACCATCCAAAGACAAGATCCTTGGTCATGCTAGGCTTATCTTTAAAGTCAAGATACATATCTGAGAGCATTCTAAtctgttctttcaaaataagTACCCATATTCAGTTTAGTTTGGGCTCCTAAGTGTAGGCCATCAAGATTCACTGCACCAAGAAGACAAATAATTTGTTACAAGAAGATTTTAGATAGAGTCACTAAACCAAGATTAGAAGGACAATACTCTGACAGTATCTTGTTCGACAGAGGGCTTCCAGGGATGTGCCAATCTCCAGTAACAAGTATGGATGCTCTTAGATTGACCTTAAACATCCTTTCAGAATACTCTTGAGTCAAAGTGCACCTGAAACTTCCTTTAGCTTCCATTTCTCATCTAATTCTAGGCAATAAATTCATAAAGCATTCAGCAATCTCCCTGCCATACCACTGCATGGAGGAGATTAATAGGAAGTTCTGTAACTGCTAATGTGTGCACAGACAGATAAAAGAGGGCAGCACATCCTTAGGCTTCCACATTTTCTGGAAGAGAAGTATTTAAGAGATCACCTTGTTCTGCAGCCAGTTTCACATCTGGTTTTTGAACTGCTTGTGCCAAATCTGCCATTCTGTGTGCAAAGAATTCCAGGTCACTGCAAAACAGCTTGAATCCCTGGCTGTGATTCACCTTCTGCTACTAGACCATTATTTATTGCCTTGCAGCCTTCAGGCAGGACTGGCAGTCTTTTAGTACATTCAAGAATCTGCAGAAGCCTCACCTCAATAGTTCCAGCTGTTCAGTaaacaggaagggaaaagagtgcATCTAGGCAGATAACATCAATCTCAAGTCTCTACCTTACCGAAGTGAGCTTGCTCACTCTTTTCTCCCTATCCTGCAGTAAACATAATTGCTGTCAGTTAGTGGTGTCACATGGTTTCATGAAGTATTTCTTATCTTCGAGAGACTGAGCTATTATTCTACTTAGAGGCAAGTCCCAGAGAAATAAAGGACTTAAACAGTTGTCCCTGGAACAGCCTAACTGAACAAGTACACAGCCTAGTCTTTGCTGAGGGAGGGAGACAAGAAAACTTCACCCCATCCCAGATTAGCAAGCTAAGGTATACTAGCAGTGTTGCTCTTTCCCAACAACTTACCTCCCACAGgcttttctaaatttctttgtttaaaagagaTGATAGTGGCAGTCTCAGAATTCCTACCATTTCACATCTTGAACAGCATCAAAAGCAGATCAGCATCAAATTCTTCACATCACATAAGGTGGTCAGACTGCCAGCTTCAGCAACAACGTGTGCAGCAGTTTAATTAAACTCATTAACTAAACTTCTGCCTACTGAAGGTAGTCAATAGCTGCTAAGCCATACGCTAAGATCTGCAAGTCTGTGCTCTTaagagttaggaaaaaaaaagagttttaaaatatactttaaagCAAACTCAAAAGGCCAACTTGAAAACTGACTGAGACTAGGCTGTGAAATACCCATGTAGCTTTTCATAATCCTCAAATGCTTGGAAATCTAGATGTAACAGTTGAGCGAACAGATAAAGTGCATTCAATTTATGCCACAACAAATGTAGTCAGCATATATATTGCCTTACAGGACGTGCCAAAGTTCACCTCTCAGGTGTGCAACCCATGAAAAGTCTAAGCTTCATAATTAGTCATTAATGGGATGCCCTTCCCACTCTAAAAGAAACAAGTACCAAATTTAAATCTAAATACTAGAAGATAATGAAGTACTGTAAAATCTAAAGAGAACTATTGCCAAAATATCACCCTTGGAAAACAGATATAGAACTGTCCTTAATAGCAGATTCTTGCTTGCTACCTACGGGAATAAGATGTGTTGGCTGAGACTCTTCCAGCTTGTTTCTCAGCCAGTCGAAGTCTTGGTACCGCCGGCGGACAGAATACTCTGGCAAATCAAACTCTGCTCGTGTGGTCTGGAAAAGAAGAGTAAGATACACTAAGTGTGCTTCAGCAACAAATGCAGCAGAGCCATCACTGGCAAGGGTGAGGCCAGACAAGCTCTGCACCCAAAATCATGTTTGCAGCCATTGGTTGAGAAAGATCCTCTAGTCTTTCAAGCAATGGGAAAGCCAGCAGtaagaaaaatcattaattgGAGCTGATGTGTTCTTAAGATCTATTAGTACTTCACAACATGTTCTGCTCAGATAAACTTCATGAGAGGAGTCTCTGGGGAGTAGAGTACTGTGCACCATATTAACCTCTTGGCAGTTACAAGTTTCTGGAGAAGACTATACGAAATCCTCACTTTAAGGAAGAGATTATTTCCGCCACCAAGAGTTAAAAGCAAACGTTAGTGACTTGTTTATTTCATGAGATGCATAATCTGTTGGTAAAAAATCATTTCACCACTGCATCATATTCCAGAAGTGATAGGCTTATTACACTCCTCCAAGGATTAGAATATACAACATGGCAAGGCTTGCAGAAGGACCGTTTTTTTTAATTCCGAGAGGAAGAAATTAGTTTGTTTACTAAGTTTGCTTATGCCTGATTAGGAATATCAGTACATTAAGTTTAAAGATATAAAGTTTCCATCCTTTGGGGCGAGGATTTAAACTTGCTGATACAAGTCTGAGACAGAAGGTAAGCATGCAGAGAAAGGACTGTTTTATCCAGTCTTCCAAAAGCCCATAGCCTGAAAAGCTGACTGTGTGAGGCTGCTTAGACAGCCCATCTTGCAACTGCCTAAAAGTACTAACAAACCTGTGTACCAACTAGGAGTCTCTGGTAAAGAGACGGGTATTGCAATAGTCCCAATTGGAAAGTAGATGCTCCTTACTATTATGTCCCACTGAGAAGCACAGCTCACAGAGAAGCCAAGAGTTATACTCAGTTACCTGCATCATCAAAACCATCTTGCTGTGAAGGAAATGCTGCAGTGCCAGCACACTGCATATCTGCAGCTAAACATAAAAACCACTGCCTTCTGGAGAATGCACCAGCTCTCCTACCCTTTGAACTAGCACTGAGTCCAGTACTAGGTTGCTTTGCTGTTCCTAGCCATTGCAAATACTTGCTGAACTCCAACAGAGATTTTGTATTTACTTCCAAACTGAGAGCAACTGCCTTGTATTCAGAGAACACCAAGTGGCAGCCTTGAAAGGTAACGCACCTCTTCACTTGCTCTTTGGATGGAAACTCTTCATGTTACTCCCCACCAATCCCCACTGGGGATCCTGTACAAGTTCTATGTCAGAAAACTTTTTCTAGGGGGAAGTTAGCAGCCTTAACACTATCAACAGAACAGTAGCTCTAACATACTATAAACAGCATGCTAATGTGGTATTACATATGAAATAGTTTAATTTCTAGAAAAGGCAGGCACACGGggacagaagagaagaaaccagGCTCAACTCCTCCCTCCTTTGACCTACTAGCTAAGGTAAGAGTAGGAAAACAGAATAAGTCCCAGTACACAAACTTTACATTAGTTATCATTCACCTCGAGCAAACTATTCCTGCTGCCTTCACATAACAAGGAGATATGCAAAATATTCCATACATCAGGTTTTGTTCCTCAGGGGTAGGCAGATACAGTCATCACCATTTCAGTGTTTGCTCTATGGGCTGTCAAATCTAGGCAGCAAATGAGCGTTTCAAAGCTATTTGGACAGAACACAAGCGCCCTTTAAGGTTTCAACAACACCTCACTAATGCTGAAAGAATTTGGATCTCAGATCAAACTGTTCATTAGCCTAGCATGAGTTATTTTTTCCAGACTGCACATAACACAGAAGAGGGTCTTGCCGCTGTCCAGGAACACCAAGTGAAATGTCTGGTTTTGACACAGTTGAATTCCTCCTGCTTTCTTAGTGGGATCCATAAATCTCATCTTTCAAGGACACGTGTCTCTCCCAAAAGAGGTTGAGAAACCTATGCGGCAGATATCAACCTCTCAAAAATAATGGGCAAGACATTTCCAGGGATTTAGTGGAACTGCACTGGAATTTTCAGTAAGTCACCACTGAAGTATTCTGGGCTCAGTTTTACTTGCTGGAAAGCAGGCAGGTTACAGACACTTTTACCTCTGTTATTGGAACAGTTTTGACTTGAGGCAATATTAAGGCAATCATCAAGTCTTGTGTAAGATTCTTGCTTTTTGCttgttgttttggcttttttttttttttaagagagtgAGCAGCCAAACCTAAAGCTAGCctatgtgaaaatatttttataatctaGTTCTAGTCTTACTTACTACACCTGACTGTGGATTCCTCTCCATGTCACTATTTAAGTTTGGGTCCAAATCTTCAActagaaaa containing:
- the SNX30 gene encoding sorting nexin-30 isoform X1, which produces MSGGAAGAPKPLPSSGPKSLREMPHPLATSSSEEMGPTLTPSPDLLLPRGIADKDLSLPNGTRVDTSSPASSSSLLNRLQLDDDLDGETRDLFVTVDDPKKHVCTMETYITYRVTTKTTRAEFDLPEYSVRRRYQDFDWLRNKLEESQPTHLIPPLPEKFVVKGVVDRFSEEFVETRRKALDKFLKRITDHPVLSFNEHFNVFLTAKDLNAYKKQGMALLSKMGESVKYVTGGYKLRSRPLEFAAIGEYLDTFSLKLGTIDRIAQRIIKEQLEYLVELREYGPVYSTWGGLEVELSEPLEGVSACIGNCCTALEELSEDMTEDFLPVLREYILYSESMKNVLKKRDQVQAEYEAKLEAVALKKEDRPKVPTDVEKCQDRVECFNADLKADMERWQNNKRQDFRQLLMGMADKNIQYYEKSFLLTWLEAPVGLSLCWKLKTQHP
- the SNX30 gene encoding sorting nexin-30 isoform X2, giving the protein MSGGAAGAPKPLPSSGPKSLREMPHPLATSSSEEMGPTLTPSPDLLLPRGIADKDLSLPNGTRVDTSSPASSSSLLNRLQLDDDLDGETRDLFVTVDDPKKHVCTMETYITYRVTTKTTRAEFDLPEYSVRRRYQDFDWLRNKLEESQPTHLIPPLPEKFVVKGVVDRFSEEFVETRRKALDKFLKRITDHPVLSFNEHFNVFLTAKDLNAYKKQGMALLSKMGESVKYVTGGYKLRSRPLEFAAIGEYLDTFSLKLGTIDRIAQRIIKEQLEYLVELREYGPVYSTWGGLEVELSEPLEGVSACIGNCCTALEELSEDMTEDFLPVLREYILYSESMKNVLKKRDQVQAEYEAKLEAVALKKEDRPKVPTDVEKCQDRVECFNADLKADMERWQNNKRQDFRQLLMGMADKNIQYYEKCLTAWESIIPLLQDKPETK